In Porites lutea chromosome 7, jaPorLute2.1, whole genome shotgun sequence, a single window of DNA contains:
- the LOC140944655 gene encoding uncharacterized protein: MTHLICYLVRLGPRPQHLDECQSPDACGDNHVCNNTVGSYRCECLNGFVVDSGAQDPLNPVCVDFDECQIPNACGVNYVCNNTIGSYRCECSTGFVAKCSTQNLLTPVCVDLDECQSLDACGANDVCNNTIGSYRCECANGFVADSGAQDPLNPVCIDLDECQSPDACGANGVCNNTIGSYRCECANGFVADSGAQDPLNPVCIDLDECQSPDACQASHVCNNTAGSYRCECLTGFATDSGVQDPLDPVCIDVNECLTPDVCPANFICFNTVGSYRCVCTAGPVSDCGPENPLNPVCEEWCENNAVGLANGLIRDNQLTASSEAAQAKNGRLNFIAGSSWCASTNDSNPYLEIDLEAVHIICAVSTQGNAQGSQWVETYFLQSSTDGMTWTDYEEDGQIKVFLGNFDNGTTSKRLLFSVMAAKYLRFVAHSFHGRACMRVELYGARQFIGVGAALQRVSAKPAKTNPASGVKRFHPFHSMHYDEEEAEAAPTMWMDLLEGRVEPEPPNRKSIGEQAQGQSKSRGGFVGGGVEADGQQLMWQADRSLGKVDDHEVHNKRERLEEGAALGVVSRFGGDCRHVQNRVEVDKPFQVGIKSLPDGQAPGPAVLL; the protein is encoded by the exons ATGACTCACTTGATCTGTTATCTTGTTAGACTGGGTCCTAGGCCTCAGC ATTTAGACGAATGCCAATCCCCAGATGCCTGTGGAGACAATCACGTTTGCAATAACACCGTTGGATCGTACAGGTGTGAATGTTTAAACGGATTTGTTGTTGATTCTGGTGCACAGGACCCACTGAATCCAGTTTGTGTCG ATTTCGATGAGTGTCAAATCCCAAATGCTTGTGGAGTAAATTATGTTTGTAATAACACCATCGGATCATACAGATGTGAATGTTCAACTGGATTTGTTGCTAAATGCAGCACACAGAACCTACTCACTCCGGTTTGTGTTG ATTTAGATGAATGCCAGTCTCTAGATGCTTGTGGAGCCAATGATGTTTGTAATAACACCATTGGATCGTACAGGTGTGAATGTGCAAATGGATTTGTTGCTGATTCCGGTGCACAGGACCCATTGAATCCAGTTTGTATCG ATTTAGATGAATGCCAGTCTCCAGATGCTTGTGGAGCCAATGGTGTTTGTAATAACACCATTGGATCGTACAGGTGTGAATGTGCAAATGGATTTGTTGCTGATTCCGGTGCACAGGACCCATTGAATCCAGTTTGTATTG ATTTAGATGAGTGCCAGTCCCCAGACGCTTGTCAAGCCAGTCATGTCTGTAATAACACCGCCGGCTCGTACAGGTGTGAATGTTTGACTGGATTTGCGACTGATTCTGGTGTACAGGACCCACTGGATCCAGTTTGTATCG ATGTCAATGAATGCCTGACTCCAGATGTTTGTCCAGCCAATTTTATCTGTTTTAACACCGTCGGATCATACAGATGTGTATGTACCGCTGGACCTGTTTCGGACTGCGGACCAGAGAACCCACTAAACCCAGTTTGTGAAG AATGGTGCGAAAATAATGCAGTGGGGCTGGCTAATGGTCTAATCAGGGACAACCAGTTGACAGCTTCTTCTGAAGCCGCTCAAGCAAAGAACGGTCGACTTAACTTCATAGCAGGATCATCATGGTGCGCTTCTACAAATGATAGCAATCCATATCTAGAGATTGACTTAGAGGCTGTTCATATCATCTGTGCTGTGTCCACTCAGGGGAACGCACAAGGGAGTCAGTGGGTGGAGACTTATTTCCTACAATCATCCACGGATGGGATGACTTGGACTGATTACGAAGAGGATGGGCAAATAAAA GTTTTTCTTGGAAACTTCGACAATGGTACCACGTCAAAACGCCTGTTATTTTCTGTTATGGCTGCAAAATATCTGCGTTTCGTTGCCCATAGTTTCCATGGACGAGCTTGTATGAGAGTAGAGCTGTATGGTGCACGACAATTTATAG GCGTGGGAGCCGCCCTTCAGAGAGTATCGGCCAAACCGGCCAAAACGAACCCTGCAAGTGGGGTGAAAAGATTTCATCCCTTTCACTCCATGCACTATGATGAAGAAGAAGCCGAAGCGGCGCCAACAATGTGGATGGATCTGTTGGAAGGGCGCGTGGAGCCCGAACCTCCGAACCG AAAATCAATAGGAGAACAGGCGCAGGGGCAATCAAAATCCAGAGGAGGCTTTGTTGGCGGAGGTGTTGAAGCTGATGGGCAACAGCTCATGTGGCAAGCTGATCGAAGCCTTGGAAAGGTAGACGACCATGAAGTACACAACAAGCGAGAGCGTCTTGAGGAAGGAGCTGCGCTCGGTGTGGTCTCGAGATTTGGGGGAGATTGTCGACATGTACAAAATCGAGTGGAAGTCGACAAACCCTTCCAGGTGGGGATAAAAAGTCTGCCAGATGGCCAAGCTCCGGGTCCTGCCGTTTTACTATGA